One window of the Tubulanus polymorphus chromosome 11, tnTubPoly1.2, whole genome shotgun sequence genome contains the following:
- the LOC141912963 gene encoding uncharacterized protein LOC141912963 produces the protein MATVVNEIINDDDFDDLFFDSDELVQIDTEILRESSGSGSTNSADSSTSQAQLTRDCDLNTRKHTYRNTIYLEKAMTEVINHRVFKFSSNGMAAVHYGKSINKILTTNTSPSRLGIDQWFTCPLF, from the exons ATGGCAACGGTTGTCAACGaaattataaatgatgacGATTTTGACGATCTATTCTTTGATAGTGACGAATTGGTTCAGATCGATACGGAAATATTACGGGAATCCTCTGGATCAGGATCAACTAATTCGGCCGATTCTA GTACTTCTCAGGCTCAGCTGACCAGAGACTGCGATCTGAACACGAGAAAACACACATACAg GAACactatatatttggaaaaggcTATGACTGAAGTGATTAACCATCGAGTatttaaattcagttcaaatggaATGGCAGCAGTACATTATGGAAAATCGATCAATAAAATTTTGACTACAAATACGTCGCCGTCCAGACTTGGAATTGACCAGTGGTTTACATgtccattgttttaa